A stretch of DNA from Hirundo rustica isolate bHirRus1 chromosome 1, bHirRus1.pri.v3, whole genome shotgun sequence:
TTTCATTGGTAGACAGAATCTCCCACAAAATTTCCAGTGTTGCACATTCTTAACCTTCATTGAGGGTATTTCTGTCCAAACTCCTTCTCTTGGAGTCCTGTGACTTCAAGAGATCCTCACAAAAGGATTTTGCAGAGAAAGATTTGAAGAAGTGACTGGAGTGAACTGCTTTGATTGAAAAGGCAGGCAAATTCAATGCACCACGAAAGCTGAGGTGCCTACAAAAGCATCCACTGTTAATAAAGAGTGCCATGACTCCTGGGTTGGGATGCCTGACTGGTCCTGAGGCTGCAAAACTCTGTGTTCCAGCCAAGGTCAGTGGGGTTGCTTCAAGGAGTAGCTGCTCACCAGTGAAAGCAAAGCATTCAGAGTCTTGTCACAGAGGTCTTgcttattttcagtaaaaacaaTTCAATTGCAATTGAAAACAACCCAGTGTTTAATCCTCCATTCTAATGTGAACAGAAACAAACTGTGAGTAAGAATTTAGAGGATCAGGAACACATTGCATTATCTTCTCTCTATAAACTGAATTTTATATTACCTATATCTCAATATCACAGTAATAGTAAAATTATTCCAGTTTTTTAGCATCAGTGTAATCTTTATTATGTGTACCAGTTAAAATATTGCTGATCTTTTTGCCATTAGTAGTTGTTTATATTTATGATGAGTAATTTGAGTTGCattcatttctttccttttcaaaatcttAAAGCTTGAATTTGGTGTAATTTACCACTGCACTGAAGAACGATTATACACTGGTAGAAGAGGTCAAGGGGCATTTTGTAATGACAAAAGGCTTCAGGTATCAAAAGAGACAGGTTGGTCTAGATTTTGTTAGAACTCTAAAAGgaatatattaattttgtttcagagTTGTTGCAAATCATCATTAGGATAATGAACGTCATTATCCTGATGGAAAGTATTTCACCTGCATgataattttgttgttttgtgtttgttttttttctgaaaaatcactttcctccttttctttttaaaatattcatctgGATATGAACTATTTGAATAATCCTAAATAATTCTGCTTCACAACCATTGTTTAAAATAAGGAAGAATTTGTAGATTCACCAGTTTCATTCCAGCTGAGCACTGGCATAACTTTTTATATGCAAGATGCAATGGGATTGGTGAATTGAATTCAGACTACTGTTGTGGTTGTTACTCACTTCTTTTCCAATGAGCTTGTATGTCACAGAGTGTCTGATATCTGTAGGCAAATGTGCCAGCAGTGAATTAAAGGGTGCATGCTTCCTTAGGGGGTCTTTAACAACTTGCTCTGGTGTGTGAGGTATGTTTCAATGTACAAATAACCAGCAACATTTTGCCAACAGTAGAATGGAATTCTTGTATCGGTAAACCAAGTCATAGATCTGTCTCTTTACCTAATGATTATAGAAAACAATAATTTGGTACTATTTAGAGAAGTTTTCACATGAGGTGGTAAGAATTTCACCCCAAAGAGAGATTTAATGAGCTCAAAACACAGTACATTCAAGCAATTTGACATACAGATTTCTTTAGTGCCTGAAGCAGACCCTGCAGCAAAATTTCACCTGAAATTTGGGAAATTTGACTATTCGTCTAAGGGAATAGTGATCTGGGGTCTATATATTTGGAGAGACAGATTGTAAAGTCATTGTAAATCTTAAACCCCTAAGGTTTTAATTGTTGATTATACATCACATCTTTATCAGTGCTCAAATATCTCAAATTCCAAAAAAGCCCATACTGGCAGAGACTATTAGGAAAACCTAGAGGTGCTTCCATTTGGGCTGCATGAACAGCTGTGGAAATGGCCTCACATGCTTTTGCAGTCAGAGGGTTCTGGTTTCCAGCTGAGCAATGAACAATTTTGGCACATGTCACTTGTGTCTTCCTTTCTCTAGACACCCAGTCTATGTGGGTGTCTAGGACATAGCAAGGGAAGTAGACCTTCCGCCCTTCcaaatgctttgaaattttcttttgttttgagatACATCATATTGTACTGGGAAATTTTCACCAGTGAAGCTGGATCTGCTTTCATCTCACTTCTAGTGATGTTATAAGTGCTTTAAATTGCAGTTGCTCTGTAAGGGCTGTGGCTTCAGTGAAATAAACCAACCCTGGAAGAGAGAGACTTGTGTTTCCCTCTACCTGCCGCTGCAACTGAAGCGGCCGTGATGTGTTTGAGATCTAAGCTGTCATGTCAATGGCTAccatttattttcaggaaatgtGATTGTTGGATGACATTGATCTACACTTACGCATTCATTGTTCAGACTTCATCATCTGAAACCACAGCCCAGGCAAACACTGTTCTTTGTCAACACCGAGTTTTGTAGAAGTTTGGTATGAGAGTCCACACAGTTATGATACACTTAAATGAAGGATCCATCTTCCCTGTTATCTTCAGTGATACTTTCTTCTCTTGCTTAGATTCACGTCAGGCCCTACATATGCTAATactgtaaatgtattttctttttttaatcttctgtgGTCAACAGAACTGATCTTTTGTTCATAAATTTATCTATGTCACTGTTTAATCTTTTCTACCAAGCCtgcctttgtaatttttttgcctCTATCAGAATGAGGAACAGTCAGTAAATTTTATCTCATATCTTGAATTCCTGAAATGTCATAGTGTCTTGTGATCAGTGAGCTCCTTTTTCTAAGCAGACTTCCCTCTTAGTTGCCTTAGTCTGTTCATCTAATTTCCAGCTGTAGCCTTGAGGAAAATTGAAGAGATCTGTCCAtgcattagaaatatttttaataactcaAAAGAATAACTGTCTTAGTCACAACCTAACTGTAACTGCTGTGGTGTGAATGCTTGGTGCATTTCAGCAATAAGATGGGCATTAAATGTTCTCTGATTATAAATGGGTCAGTTATGCAAAATAATCTTAAGGCAGATTGGTTTCACCATCCAGAACTTTTAGTAGTGGCTAAACAACAAATACCCTACAGCATGCCTGTTCTCTGTTTTAATGCAGTAATTCAAAAAGCAGCAGTTGAATATATGTTCCTGCGGTTAATATTTGTGACATGTAATCTGTAACTTTTAATCTAATTACATACCTGTTACTCACCAACCATTTACCACATTGCTTGAATCCATAAGGTTCATCTGCAATACTAAATTCTTTGGTAGCCTGTTTAATTAAATGGTGCCTCACTCCAGCCTAGTTTGCTTTTGAAAACCTCCTCGCTCCTTGTGCGGAGAGCTTTCAGCTTATGCAGGTAGCTGTAAGAACCAGGTAGGGGTTGCCTACCTGAATGAATGCTTCACCTTTAGCCCAGGTGGGAGGTGACACACTCCTGGCACTGGGCACAGCCCAGTCAGTGAATTCTCAAGCACTAAACCTTTGAGTTTTGTCATCCCTTTAACGCCTCTGAGTTCAGCTGGCACAGCGGGAGCAGGGACACTTGGCATTTGATCAAGCATCTCCAGCTACATTGGCATACGCCTGTTATAGCCTGGCAGTATTCAGATCTCACATGAGGACTGCTTCAACACCTTTCAAGCCACTGTGAGTCTCTCCTTTGACTGTCAACAAGGCTGGTATCTCCATCTGCTCTAGGAGAGCATTGCCTTTGCTGAACACAGGACAAATAGATCATTCACAGATTATTATGATTAAAGATACTACTTAAATTTGTCAGAAGAAGGGGGTTTTTTCAGTCATAAGGTGTATTCAGTCTTTGAAATGCCAGAATGAGCTATTACTAGGTGACTGGTGATTTAGGGAGAAACTTTCCTCTTACTGGGTTCCCAAATGTTTATAATTGGTTAATAACTTACATTAAAATTCCCTATTCAAGAACCATCCTGTTTCCAAATATGAATAGATTAACATCATTAGCAGTTAGTAGATTAGTTTTAGTTGACTGCTAATATTAGTGAATTTGCCAAAAGGTGACTGgtcaatgaaataaaacaatgtctggaaagagaaggaataGAAAAATGCATTCTTGGTGTTAGtcctcctgttttgtttttttttcttttaagtgtgTTTAGAACAGACCATTTGCTAGGATAAACCTAGTCTTGCTTGAATTTTTATGCAAAGTTGTCACTTCATGAAAATTTTGGGGTAGAAAAAGGGAcgtgaaaattattttttgtgcaaaaagtagtgtttatataaaaacaaatttatgGAGCCTACCTGGAAGATGTTGAATTAATGGAAACATCTCTCTACCATTGCAGATATCTCGAAGGCCttaattttaacagaaattgGTCCAAAACGTGACCCTGCAACTTTGAAATTGTTCCTTGGTAACATTGAGAGATTGCTCAAGGCTCAAGCACACGGGTAAGATGTCTCACGTCTGTGaccaaaaagtaattaaaaaagaaaaaaaggaccGAAACAAGTGTGTTGTACACATAGGTTGAAGTCaaaggcattttcttctttgtgttgCTGTAGGGTCCGTGTCATTGGGAGCTCGACGCTAGCCCTGTGCCACTTGGCATCCGGCGCTGCAGACGCCTATTACCAGTTTGGGCTGCACTGCTGGGACCTGGCAGCAGCCACTGTCATCATCAGAGAGGCCGGTGGCACTGTGATAGACACTTCAGGTGAGCAAAATGCCCTTGCTCTTCCATTGACTCTTGGGGGACTGAGTGAGTGGCTGCCTTCGGGCAGCTTGTGCCACCTCAGTCCAGTGCCGCCCCCGTGGTTCTCCCTCATTTCTAGCAATATCCTGTAGAAAGGTCTGTACTCTCCACTGGGCTCAGGCTGGTTATTCAGAACACACTGATGTAATTCCAGCGTGGGGTTTCATCACATCAAAGGTCTTCTGAGTCAAACTGTATTTCCATGGCTTGGAGTAATTCCCTTAAAGCCTTGTATTTACAGTAAGGAACCAGCCCAGAAGGTTGGCAGGTATGCTCAGACATTCCAATTAGATTTCAACAGAGACATCTTCCCGAGAAAGGAGGACTCTCAGGTACCAGTTTGGACATGTATGACTAGAAACTGCTCAATGGGCAGCAGTCTCCAGATTATTACTTAATTAATTTAGACAGTACACATCCCAGTGTAATGGTTTACTGGTGACCAGTACCTGGATACTGTGGAAAGATCTGGTGGATTAAGAAGGGTATGCTGagtgaattaatttctgtcCCACAGCTAGAAGAGGGGAATATTGCATTTATTGCTGGCTGTTGAACAAATCTAGGCATTCACTGCTCCTCTTGCCTACTTCGGCTCTCTATCTAGAATTTTATAGTATAATTTTTTTGCTGGAGATTTCCATGTATGAGTTGTTGAATTAGGTTGTCCTTCCCACCCCAAAAGGAGCGTACAAagttgtttctgtgtttctgaccCTATCTAACTACAGCATGGCTTATATTTAAGACACTTCTTGTTAATCCTCTTGTCCTCAGGGGGACCTCTGGATCTTATGTCCTGCCGAGTGATTGCCGCAGGCACGAGAGAGATGGCCATGCTCATAGCTCAGGAAATACAAACTATTCACTACCGACGGGACGACGAGAATTAAACGCTCATTGTGCGGAGTTTGCCCTCCTGAACCATGTAACGTTTGCAAGATGGGTGTCTTGGAAGGGTACGTGATTCCAGCAGGATGATTTCTGTGGAGATTTCCTgtgtcaaatattttttataaatttattacCACGTGGGAAGGCATAGGGAGATTTTTAGACCTCTAAGAATcatgtttcctttttaatatgTATCTCTTTCAGCAGTACCTTTTTTATAAGATAGAATATTTTACTTGTAGCAAGTTAGTCTCAAAATTAAGTTGTAATTTCATATCTGTGGGGCTGATATTTAGTCTTTTGTAACACGCAGCTAAAAAATGGAActttatttttacagatgcaGATCTCAGGTAAATGAGCTTTAGGACTGTAGTAAAGGAGGAGTAGTTGAGATGTGTGCCTATAATAATACCCTCGTTCCACGATACTTAAGAATGCAATAAAAATGGCATTGTTGTTTCCCGATGACGTCATAGCTCTGTATCCATATATGTACAtgtctgtgtgtatgtataCACCTATATGTGTCCGTGCatgtatgcacacacacacccgggggtgtatgtgtatatgtatgcaTATCCTGGATGTTTACAGCAACTTAAGAGAATGCATAGAGAGAAGAAAGCCAATATTGGAAGCTCTTTCCAGGTAATGGTTTTTTTTAGGTTACTTAGGTGATTCCGGTCGGGGCTACCCAAATGGCAAATAGCGGAGCTGACCATGGAAAATGTTTAATTGTTTTACAAACTGCCcagctggttttgtttccctttgtCCCTCTGCATGGGCAAAAGTCATACTACTCTGTAAGCCTCTGTAAGTTACTCAAACCTGCAAACAATTACTACCGTAGAGTACTTATAGCTAAAACCAGGAATATTGAGCTCAAGCTGAGTTATTCACAGTATTAACTATGACACACAGCAGTAGGAGGCCAGCAGAATGGAGCACAGCATCAAAGAGCTGttgattttaaagaaacttcAAGCAGAACAGTAGGATTTGGCCCCTTACAGgcaagttattaaaaatatgcaCATAAGACATGCTTGCAAAAAGTTGTAAGTCACACGCCCTTCTTGCACAATGTTGTAATCACACTTTTTGATCAGAAAAGCCTGTAAAATCAGTTACATAGATGTCCTAAATACACAGTTATTCTCTATCCCTGTATCTAGCCAATAATTTCTATTTAGATTGTGTTTTAAACCATGAGCACAGGGAAAACACAAGTGTGTCGAGAAAAGCAGTTGATATTAAATCACTTCTATTTTTTCATcaaaagtttaattaaaatgtatctCCTTTTTGCAAGAGTGAAAATTGAATAAAGGAATGAGCCAAGACTTAGTTAAAAATCTAACTTTTTTTGTACACTGCATGGGTAGACTTTTTAAACGTGTTCAGATATCTGCTTAGAAGATacaaactaaatatttttttttaataaccttgTATGTGTTTCTTGCAatgaaaaaaggtttttcactgAATATAACATGAAGTTCTGTGTGATTTCTTGATCTTTTTTTcacaagaaatacaaaatattgaCCGTGTGAGGAATATCTAAATCCAACTAAGCATTTAAAAGCTGATGGTTCTTAACAGAAAATCAACATTTTCCGTCACAGTGACTGACGTTTTGTCACTGCTCCCTTTTACCCCTCCATCTCTTTGTACCCCTGTTTGGAAAACAAGATTGTAAGCCCTCCGGGGCAGGGACTACAGTGGTTTGGCTCTGGGTTTTCACAGTGCTAATAGGATGAGATTCTGGTCCACAACTAGGCACTGAGGTGCTAtaataatacaaataataaatgcTAATAGGCTCGCTTGTCTCTCGTTCACTCTGCCCCCACTTCCCAAGCACAGAGGAGATCGGAGTGACAGATGCGGTGGCACCGCTCTGATTCCAGGCTGCTTAGCCCTGGCAGccgtgggagcagctggggctttACTCGGGCTTGTGCCGTGCCTGTAAGCCCTGGAAGGAGGCTTACGCTGGCAGGAAACCAAGTGTGGTGGAAGCTCAGCCCCACTTCATCCGCTCCCCCTCCTCACCCCGTCCCCCCCACTGCATGTGGGAGAAGCTGCTCCATGGCTCTGCgaggtttcccagcagctcgGCTCGCTTGGACAAAGAAAGTCTCTGACCCAGTTAGGGCTGGTGTGCCCTGGCATTCCCAGAGCCCGGCAGAGCAGGGAAATCTGTGCATCCCCTTCAATGGCACACGCCAGCGACTTGCAAAGCCGGGAGCCAAGCGAGGCAGGAAGGGGGAAGTGCAGAAACCCAATCCCCCGTTCTCATTTGTGCCCGGGAtgcagtttgggtttttatttggaCTGTAGTCCAAGTATGTTAAACtggctgtgtgtgtggggagcaACAATCCTGACTCCCacacctcctctgctgcctgtgtgcCAG
This window harbors:
- the IMPA2 gene encoding inositol monophosphatase 2; translated protein: MKPCEEEEEEGRAAAAAGGGADPWKECAEVAVQLARRAGQIIRKALTEEKQVSTKTSAADLVTETDHFVENLIISVLKEKFPSHRFIAEESTAAGSKCVLTDSPTWIIDPVDGTCNFVHRFPTVAVSIGFAVNKELEFGVIYHCTEERLYTGRRGQGAFCNDKRLQVSKETDISKALILTEIGPKRDPATLKLFLGNIERLLKAQAHGVRVIGSSTLALCHLASGAADAYYQFGLHCWDLAAATVIIREAGGTVIDTSGGPLDLMSCRVIAAGTREMAMLIAQEIQTIHYRRDDEN